In the genome of Acetobacter oryzifermentans, one region contains:
- a CDS encoding MarR family transcriptional regulator, with protein sequence MPQAAEKTEDLAKTLRDTIVSLVRGDAPDLSARQLAVFLTCYLDETGHTVRGLAASLNVSKPAITRALDRLSELDLARRKVDPLDRRSVLVQRTPKGAAYLKEIRTIMGETVENAARKAQRSAEREPAARRVRRVMAA encoded by the coding sequence ATGCCTCAGGCAGCAGAAAAAACAGAGGATCTGGCCAAAACCCTGCGGGATACGATTGTATCCTTGGTGCGTGGAGATGCTCCAGATCTGTCCGCTCGCCAACTGGCAGTGTTTTTGACATGTTATCTGGATGAAACCGGCCATACCGTACGTGGTCTAGCTGCCAGCCTGAACGTTTCCAAACCGGCTATTACCCGTGCTTTGGATCGGTTGAGTGAACTGGATCTGGCCCGCCGTAAGGTAGATCCGTTGGATCGTCGTTCCGTACTGGTGCAGCGTACGCCTAAAGGGGCTGCTTACCTAAAGGAAATTCGCACCATTATGGGCGAAACTGTAGAAAATGCAGCACGCAAGGCTCAACGTTCCGCAGAGCGTGAGCCAGCAGCTCGGCGTGTGCGCCGTGTGATGGCTGCCTGA
- a CDS encoding MraY family glycosyltransferase — protein MPLSCTYSVAPAILEAAQPDDCLFMSFSFSCVAIFCLLGACILSACIVRGMIGLAVMDTPGHRSAHDTPTPKGGGIGVMLAFAAVLPVLMYVTGQRFLSLPACALATATLLLCAVSWLDDIYQWPPTIKFAAQCAAACIIVVGGITLPWPTPLFGAILSVLWLIFITNAVNFMDGLNGLISGCLCIAALCIAGAATYLGVPTLRWPALLMAFCLAGFLPFNFPNARIFLGDVGSQGCGLLAGAAALYVAAHSALPSGWVVGPALLFPLIYDVIFTLIRRKLAGHSLVQAHRGHLYQVLHRSGIYAPAISCMEWTFTLWGIMVACFVAPMPVTAGSITAFILVCVPQLIWTGFAILRTRQHPVGTW, from the coding sequence ATGCCATTATCTTGCACCTATAGCGTAGCACCTGCCATCCTAGAAGCGGCTCAACCGGACGACTGTCTTTTCATGTCTTTTTCTTTTTCCTGTGTGGCAATTTTCTGCCTTTTAGGTGCCTGCATTCTTTCCGCCTGCATTGTGCGGGGCATGATCGGGCTTGCCGTTATGGATACGCCGGGGCATCGCAGTGCCCACGATACCCCCACCCCCAAAGGAGGCGGCATAGGTGTAATGCTTGCTTTTGCGGCTGTTTTACCGGTGCTTATGTATGTTACCGGCCAGCGGTTTCTTTCCCTTCCCGCCTGCGCGCTGGCTACGGCTACCCTTTTGCTATGTGCCGTTTCATGGCTTGATGACATTTATCAGTGGCCCCCCACCATTAAGTTTGCAGCGCAATGCGCCGCTGCCTGCATCATTGTGGTCGGAGGCATTACTCTGCCTTGGCCCACACCGCTTTTTGGGGCCATTCTTTCCGTATTATGGCTGATATTTATAACGAACGCCGTTAATTTCATGGATGGATTAAACGGGCTGATTTCTGGCTGTTTATGTATTGCAGCACTATGTATAGCCGGCGCAGCTACTTATCTGGGCGTACCAACTTTACGTTGGCCAGCATTGCTTATGGCTTTTTGTTTGGCAGGTTTTCTGCCTTTTAATTTCCCCAATGCCCGCATTTTTCTGGGAGACGTAGGAAGCCAAGGATGTGGGCTACTGGCTGGTGCTGCCGCCCTGTATGTCGCAGCACATTCTGCGCTTCCCTCTGGGTGGGTTGTGGGGCCTGCGCTGCTGTTTCCGTTGATTTATGATGTTATTTTCACGCTGATTCGCCGCAAACTGGCCGGACATTCCTTGGTACAGGCGCATCGTGGGCATTTGTATCAGGTGCTCCACCGAAGCGGCATATATGCTCCCGCCATTTCTTGCATGGAATGGACCTTCACACTTTGGGGGATAATGGTAGCCTGTTTTGTGGCCCCTATGCCTGTAACAGCAGGAAGCATAACGGCTTTTATACTTGTATGCGTGCCGCAACTTATATGGACAGGCTTTGCAATTTTACGCACGCGCCAACACCCTGTTGGCACGTGGTAA